From the Chloroflexus aurantiacus J-10-fl genome, one window contains:
- a CDS encoding RNA recognition motif domain-containing protein, whose product MLVKLFVGNLPWNVGDAELGSIFEPHGEVQSARVINDRDTGRSRGFGFVEIETNNVAAVIRATDGLEVGGRNLRVNEAEDKPRNAPRGGFGRRY is encoded by the coding sequence ATGTTGGTGAAACTGTTCGTCGGGAATTTGCCGTGGAATGTGGGCGACGCTGAGCTGGGTTCGATCTTCGAGCCGCATGGTGAAGTGCAAAGCGCACGAGTGATCAATGATCGCGACACCGGTCGTTCGCGTGGTTTTGGCTTTGTCGAGATCGAAACAAATAACGTCGCTGCTGTCATCCGCGCAACCGACGGTCTTGAAGTTGGTGGTCGCAATTTGCGGGTGAATGAGGCCGAAGATAAGCCGCGCAATGCACCGCGTGGTGGCTTTGGTCGCCGCTATTAA
- a CDS encoding RNA polymerase subunit sigma-70 translates to MHLFRRAFAGEQEAWGYVIDIFQPLIDSWLRRVRGTRLDFIDDDDLTAVAHDALLKLRDSANRLPELTTGDDLSRLLAYLKRCAIREVQTLFRRRNRSREISYIKDDTPHVAHFLDAETRITLYQRLREVLNEDELFVIEHLFFKGYKPQDIIHYFSERFVDVDHIYQIRQNALRRLRNDPVIRDLVFPQEQSSDHRDPPIDSPQDRRQKPRGPDSLKIELDQEQKEPGLMGTPCTLDEQILLDYAAGRLSVEQRLLVEANPDCVAQAQRLAAEIAAIEASLYRLQCPDVDTLHAYYYRELEATQHLIVHRHVEDCLFCREELALLQVMDETPLIEPSPFERVRQVVEAILQPALALQLRGQALIYAAPEVLLTLTVRRTKQGVPQWTVIGELKMPDGAPTDQPIEQVVATVTDSHTITAEIDEDGVFVIRDLPPGTYRLTVYTPDKEIVIRSLQIGND, encoded by the coding sequence ATGCACTTATTTCGCCGCGCTTTTGCCGGCGAGCAAGAGGCATGGGGCTACGTCATCGACATTTTTCAGCCGCTCATTGACTCCTGGCTGCGACGGGTACGTGGTACCCGCCTGGATTTCATTGACGATGATGACTTGACGGCAGTCGCTCATGACGCACTCCTCAAGCTGCGCGACAGCGCCAACCGGTTACCAGAATTAACGACTGGGGATGACTTGAGTCGGCTCCTCGCTTACCTGAAGAGGTGTGCTATAAGAGAAGTGCAAACACTGTTTCGGCGTCGTAACCGATCAAGAGAAATTTCGTATATCAAAGACGATACTCCGCATGTAGCACATTTTCTCGACGCTGAGACAAGAATAACGCTCTACCAGCGTCTGCGAGAGGTGTTGAACGAGGATGAACTCTTCGTTATTGAACATCTCTTTTTCAAAGGGTATAAACCACAAGACATTATTCACTATTTTTCCGAACGATTTGTGGATGTTGATCATATTTATCAGATCAGACAGAATGCTCTGCGCCGTTTACGCAATGATCCGGTGATTCGTGATCTCGTCTTTCCCCAGGAACAATCGAGCGATCATCGTGATCCACCGATAGACTCGCCGCAAGATCGTCGCCAAAAACCGCGTGGACCAGATTCTCTTAAGATAGAGTTGGATCAAGAACAAAAGGAACCAGGGCTTATGGGTACTCCTTGCACACTCGACGAACAGATTCTGCTCGATTACGCTGCCGGACGATTATCGGTAGAGCAGCGTCTGCTTGTTGAAGCCAATCCTGATTGTGTGGCACAGGCGCAGCGACTGGCGGCTGAAATAGCGGCGATTGAGGCTAGCCTGTACCGTTTACAGTGTCCTGATGTTGACACCCTTCACGCCTACTACTATCGCGAACTGGAAGCGACGCAACACCTGATTGTTCATCGGCATGTCGAAGACTGTTTGTTCTGCCGGGAAGAGCTTGCACTATTGCAGGTGATGGACGAAACACCATTGATCGAACCATCGCCATTCGAGCGTGTCCGCCAGGTCGTCGAGGCAATCCTGCAACCGGCGCTGGCCTTGCAACTGCGTGGACAGGCACTCATCTATGCAGCGCCGGAGGTTCTGCTTACCCTGACGGTGCGCCGCACCAAACAGGGGGTGCCACAATGGACGGTCATCGGTGAGCTGAAAATGCCCGATGGCGCTCCTACAGATCAACCCATCGAGCAGGTGGTTGCAACCGTTACCGACTCGCACACGATTACTGCTGAAATCGATGAGGATGGCGTCTTCGTCATCCGCGATCTACCGCCAGGGACATACCGCCTCACCGTGTACACACCCGACAAAGAGATCGTCATTCGCTCACTCCAGATAGGGAACGACTGA
- a CDS encoding helix-turn-helix transcriptional regulator, with amino-acid sequence MGKGRGLSRAERLSEMKRLYVQRAFSDAEIAERLEIDRTTAYRDRIALEQEYPFVEESPGRYRIDRSRLVSEVRLNPHEALFLYLPARRLLRQTRFANVHVVQAVEKLAACLQQPMTERLLQLSTSVLKQQKQPQRLSILEQITMAWLNQRKVRITYRALRARRPLIHTICPYLIEPALWSDSVYVVAYSDIARDIVPFKLERIEDAVTTLETFDIPDDFDEQQLLRHTWGIWLGDEEPVTVRLRFMPGEVTRRVQETIWHPSQQITLLDDGGCEWQAQVTDWREMLPWVRGWGAGVEVLEPLEFRETLMGEARALAERYGWHVSSVPTPTGSTTLHDFFGG; translated from the coding sequence ATGGGAAAAGGTCGCGGGCTTTCACGGGCTGAACGACTGAGTGAAATGAAACGATTGTATGTTCAGCGGGCTTTTAGCGATGCCGAAATTGCCGAACGGCTGGAGATTGATCGGACGACTGCGTACCGGGATCGGATTGCTCTGGAACAAGAATACCCGTTCGTTGAGGAGTCGCCAGGGCGCTATCGCATCGACCGCAGTCGTCTGGTGTCTGAGGTGCGGCTTAATCCCCACGAAGCCCTCTTTCTCTACTTACCGGCGCGACGTTTGTTGCGTCAGACCCGATTCGCGAATGTTCATGTTGTGCAGGCAGTAGAAAAGCTGGCCGCCTGTCTTCAGCAGCCGATGACTGAACGATTATTGCAGCTCTCGACCAGTGTGCTGAAGCAGCAAAAGCAGCCGCAGCGGTTAAGTATTCTTGAGCAAATCACTATGGCGTGGCTCAATCAGCGCAAGGTGCGAATCACATATCGGGCACTGCGCGCCCGCCGACCACTGATTCACACCATTTGCCCGTATCTGATCGAGCCTGCCCTTTGGAGCGATAGTGTGTACGTGGTTGCGTATAGTGATATTGCCCGCGATATTGTTCCGTTTAAGCTGGAACGCATTGAAGATGCTGTGACAACCCTGGAGACCTTCGATATTCCCGATGATTTTGATGAACAGCAACTGTTGCGGCATACCTGGGGAATCTGGTTGGGTGATGAGGAGCCGGTGACGGTCAGGTTGCGCTTTATGCCCGGCGAGGTAACGCGACGAGTCCAGGAAACAATCTGGCATCCGTCGCAACAAATCACTCTGCTTGACGACGGTGGTTGTGAGTGGCAGGCGCAGGTCACCGATTGGCGCGAGATGTTGCCCTGGGTTCGTGGTTGGGGGGCTGGCGTTGAGGTGCTTGAGCCGCTGGAGTTTCGCGAGACGCTTATGGGAGAAGCGCGAGCGTTGGCCGAACGGTATGGCTGGCACGTTTCCTCGGTACCGACACCGACCGGCTCGACGACGCTACACGATTTCTTTGGAGGGTAA
- a CDS encoding DevR family CRISPR-associated autoregulator produces MKPVFSLSIAARAVLNLHSLNNEGGEGNQIQTRMVNVFADGRLHSVNAISGDMFKHIQSEHLHRLAVQADLPLSMGARLFNANRINYDLDLDKEFLNQLQTAKSNAGELDLILQRCAVTDMAGALITAGNRSLPRKSVVEFGWVVGVPGSVKTDSYFHVKFESERGGGSAGVDESGSIAGKQTPFHRPASSGVYAIVVQVEAARIGFNDISQRYAVDADQRRKRLRALLESILYTFIEPAGAMRTAQNPHILDVSGVMTVSSNVIPAPCISPLKDDFVSDVQRVAESLNQLHPDAIELFSFDSLGAFAEQMSRLIQEAEPFTLPAVNGA; encoded by the coding sequence ATGAAGCCAGTGTTTAGCCTGTCAATTGCTGCTCGCGCCGTCTTGAACCTGCACTCGTTGAACAACGAAGGTGGTGAAGGGAATCAGATTCAAACGCGCATGGTCAATGTCTTCGCCGATGGTCGCCTGCACAGCGTGAATGCGATCAGTGGCGATATGTTCAAGCACATTCAGTCTGAACATTTGCACCGCCTGGCTGTGCAGGCAGACTTGCCTCTCTCAATGGGTGCACGGCTGTTTAATGCCAATCGGATCAACTATGATCTCGACCTCGATAAAGAGTTCCTCAATCAGTTGCAGACGGCCAAAAGCAATGCGGGTGAACTTGATCTTATTCTCCAGCGTTGTGCAGTGACCGATATGGCCGGCGCGCTGATCACCGCCGGGAATCGGTCGTTGCCGCGCAAAAGTGTGGTTGAGTTTGGGTGGGTGGTAGGCGTACCGGGCAGTGTCAAGACCGACTCCTACTTCCATGTCAAGTTTGAGAGCGAGCGCGGTGGGGGGAGTGCCGGAGTTGACGAGTCTGGTTCGATTGCCGGCAAACAGACGCCGTTCCATCGTCCGGCATCGTCGGGTGTCTATGCGATTGTTGTGCAGGTGGAAGCGGCGCGGATTGGCTTTAACGATATTTCCCAACGCTATGCAGTGGATGCGGATCAGCGTCGGAAACGTCTACGTGCTTTGCTGGAAAGCATTCTCTACACCTTCATCGAACCTGCCGGAGCGATGCGCACGGCCCAAAATCCGCACATTCTCGATGTGAGTGGGGTGATGACGGTTAGCTCGAATGTCATCCCGGCTCCCTGTATCTCGCCACTGAAAGACGATTTTGTGAGCGATGTCCAGCGGGTTGCCGAGAGTCTGAATCAGCTTCACCCTGATGCGATTGAGCTGTTTTCGTTCGACTCACTCGGTGCCTTTGCCGAACAGATGAGCCGACTTATCCAGGAGGCTGAACCGTTTACCTTGCCGGCGGTGAATGGAGCATAA
- a CDS encoding CHAT domain-containing tetratricopeptide repeat protein, with translation MDDLIAELIDLPEAEWPGWLTTHASRLSLETVARLKQRSDQFIKSDSARADRISRAAIAVAEQLPTEPIARALAYWARGNWAVYRRPEEAVDLYQKALVVYEQIGDSEAIARLSSNLILACTTLGRFADALTFAERAQRLLEEIAAGPVIYRVKFGMNYGLLLYECGRYQEALDVNEKMIALARNHGLQEELAELQVNQAFTLAAMGRLAECERLLIDSRQRLEQLTPKPVLTIARIDLNLGDYYSATANLSAALNHFRDASKGFQEENVAMDYATVLLYEANLLKRLGALREARRAYDRAYQAFREDNLTQYAAQALLAGAAVRREINPADPELPEMLNRACDMFTNLQLPIWRNETLLEQARLALLFGNYAQAESLLTTAWSEDADTVLHLAIDHQLLWGRLRMAQGDEAGALTAFTSALTQSQNGAQIWSEREALVALGNLLAARQPDSAIQYLQDAVRIDELMRAELSVAELTADFQSRRNDALPLLAKLEWQAGHFQTALQTVWRWKGGALIDLIRRHDGYTDVNPTIAQLQQRIAVLRWELERKQRDEESEERLDELRRQIRDLEAQAYHERRYHIHKPGQSDASIYNWQTVLSKLDADCLIEYVSIDNELYAWCLTRNGDCTITTLGSTSTISELLQRLELKNLNALRLNDEQRQQRGETLIRDARVLLQRLYRTLIEPLPIPVEGKLLIAPCAPIHLAPFAALWNGNNYLMERYLIEQIPTGALLGIPVPAGPSGPALVIGASADGMLAAVQREINAIAGILADAEVYLDDPAALTALHNLTTAPRILHFSAHTTFDEEPTIFAGLHLADRTFTIEECYRLNLAGTELVTLNGCTTAYGMESGGALIAFQSAFLIAGAQRLLVSLWPIKDEPAAGLMARFYQNLMQTQSPAVALRQTQRDLLHDPALAHPAIWSAFAVMRR, from the coding sequence ATGGACGACCTTATCGCCGAACTGATCGACTTGCCCGAAGCGGAGTGGCCGGGTTGGTTGACGACACACGCCAGTCGGTTGTCACTCGAAACGGTTGCCCGACTGAAACAGCGGAGTGATCAATTTATCAAGTCAGATTCGGCCAGGGCTGATCGCATCTCGCGGGCAGCAATTGCTGTCGCCGAACAGCTCCCTACCGAGCCAATCGCAAGGGCACTGGCGTACTGGGCGCGGGGGAATTGGGCAGTGTATCGCCGCCCGGAAGAGGCCGTTGATCTATACCAGAAGGCTCTCGTGGTCTACGAACAGATCGGTGATAGCGAAGCCATTGCCCGGCTTTCAAGCAATCTGATCCTTGCCTGTACTACGCTTGGCCGTTTCGCAGACGCATTGACCTTTGCCGAACGAGCGCAGCGCCTCCTGGAAGAGATCGCAGCAGGGCCGGTTATCTACCGGGTGAAATTCGGCATGAATTACGGTCTTCTCCTCTACGAATGTGGCCGTTACCAGGAAGCACTGGATGTCAATGAAAAGATGATAGCCCTCGCCCGCAATCATGGTCTACAAGAGGAGTTGGCCGAGCTTCAGGTCAATCAAGCCTTCACCCTGGCTGCAATGGGACGACTGGCGGAGTGTGAGCGACTGCTGATCGACAGTCGGCAGCGTCTGGAACAGCTCACTCCCAAACCTGTGCTCACCATTGCCCGGATCGACCTCAATCTGGGGGATTATTACAGCGCAACTGCCAACCTGTCGGCTGCATTGAACCACTTTCGGGATGCCAGCAAGGGCTTTCAGGAAGAGAATGTGGCGATGGATTACGCCACCGTCTTGCTCTACGAAGCCAACCTGCTCAAACGGTTGGGTGCCTTGCGCGAGGCGCGCCGGGCCTATGATCGCGCCTATCAGGCGTTTCGCGAAGATAATCTGACCCAATATGCAGCCCAGGCCCTGCTTGCCGGCGCCGCAGTGCGGCGGGAAATCAACCCTGCCGATCCCGAACTGCCAGAGATGCTGAACCGCGCCTGTGATATGTTTACAAACCTCCAGCTTCCCATCTGGCGCAACGAGACCCTGCTGGAACAGGCCAGGCTGGCATTGCTGTTCGGCAATTATGCCCAGGCCGAATCTCTACTCACGACTGCATGGTCGGAGGATGCGGATACGGTGCTGCACCTCGCGATTGATCATCAGCTTTTGTGGGGTCGTCTGCGCATGGCGCAGGGTGACGAAGCAGGTGCACTGACTGCCTTCACTTCCGCGCTGACCCAAAGCCAGAACGGTGCCCAAATCTGGTCTGAACGTGAGGCGCTGGTTGCGCTCGGCAATCTGTTGGCTGCGCGTCAGCCCGATAGCGCCATCCAATATCTTCAGGATGCTGTTCGCATTGACGAGCTGATGCGCGCGGAATTGAGTGTGGCCGAATTGACCGCAGATTTTCAGTCACGGCGGAATGACGCGCTGCCCCTGCTGGCAAAACTCGAATGGCAGGCCGGGCATTTCCAGACAGCACTCCAGACCGTCTGGCGCTGGAAAGGCGGGGCACTGATTGATCTGATCCGTCGTCACGATGGCTACACTGACGTCAACCCAACGATTGCCCAACTCCAGCAACGGATTGCCGTGCTGCGCTGGGAGCTGGAGCGCAAACAACGCGATGAAGAGAGCGAGGAGCGACTGGACGAACTGCGCAGGCAGATTCGCGACCTGGAAGCGCAGGCGTATCACGAACGCCGCTATCATATCCACAAGCCAGGTCAATCGGATGCGTCGATCTACAACTGGCAAACGGTGCTGAGCAAGCTGGATGCCGACTGTTTGATTGAATACGTCAGTATTGACAACGAACTATACGCATGGTGTCTCACCCGCAACGGTGATTGCACCATCACCACGCTCGGTTCGACATCGACCATCAGTGAACTGTTACAGCGGCTCGAACTCAAAAACCTGAACGCACTCCGCCTCAACGACGAACAGCGCCAGCAACGGGGTGAAACGCTGATTCGCGATGCCAGGGTGCTTTTGCAACGGCTGTACCGCACCCTGATCGAGCCACTCCCGATCCCGGTTGAAGGCAAACTGCTCATCGCCCCCTGCGCACCTATCCATCTGGCACCCTTTGCCGCGCTGTGGAACGGCAACAACTACCTGATGGAACGGTATCTGATCGAGCAGATTCCGACTGGTGCGTTGCTTGGTATACCAGTACCGGCAGGCCCATCAGGCCCGGCGCTCGTCATCGGCGCGTCGGCAGACGGTATGCTCGCCGCCGTGCAGAGAGAAATCAACGCGATTGCCGGCATCCTGGCCGACGCTGAGGTCTATCTGGATGATCCGGCAGCACTTACTGCGCTGCACAACCTGACCACAGCGCCACGCATTCTCCATTTCAGTGCGCATACCACGTTCGACGAAGAACCGACCATCTTCGCCGGTTTACACCTGGCCGACCGCACCTTCACCATCGAAGAATGCTACCGGCTGAACCTGGCCGGCACCGAACTGGTTACGCTCAACGGATGTACCACCGCTTACGGTATGGAGAGCGGTGGTGCGCTGATCGCGTTCCAATCAGCCTTCCTGATTGCCGGCGCGCAACGCTTGCTCGTCAGCCTGTGGCCAATCAAAGACGAACCTGCCGCGGGTTTGATGGCTCGCTTCTACCAGAACCTGATGCAAACGCAGTCACCGGCAGTGGCGCTGCGCCAGACCCAACGCGATCTGTTACACGACCCGGCGCTGGCCCACCCGGCGATCTGGTCGGCGTTTGCGGTGATGAGGCGGTAG
- a CDS encoding CRISPR-associated helicase/endonuclease Cas3 gives MQLYPYQQRVKDIILAGENVVLQAPTGAGKTRAALVPFIEGFFDRPDTTPRKCLYVTPMRVLANQFYAEYRELAARYQRLHGRQLDVRIQTGEQPEDRRFEGDLIFCTVDQFLSSYLMMPYSLPYRLANVNAGALAGAYLVFDEFHLFDPDAALPTILHVLRQLHGLAPFMLMTATFSSAMLQSLATLLQPAQVVTLSAAEIAAINTRGGQPARQRVWQVADQPLQAAAVLAHHQHASLVICNTVRRAREVYAELKQQAPPETEVLLLHSQFLPDDRRQIEAKLRSRLGVSSQRQQANLIVVATQVVEVGVDISVEVLHTELAPPASLIQRAGRCARYPGDTGTVIVYPVETYVPYAFKPDEILKHEMDATLAWLKERQGAVFDFDHEQELVNAVSAARDQNIIAGIQADRHNRRASIQGCLEGQRAGASRLLVRDVDSRLVLIHPDPDQLLASPYDAVGLNIPLYSLRSMGKDWLQRPTDAPWRVRRLDESDAGDQAESNRPLYRWVDVHDSKELAQSAIIVVHPALAGYSAHEGFSPETGNLPFISTLPPARPLIDRPRSSLYVETYAEHIQRVLDAFQELVLPELRFAASALECAAGWSPGSVLRAAWLACLFHDVGKLSKGWQQWAHAYQQAIGQPVAKTIALAHTTFDFQNPTHRQAEREVSRSTPRPRHAAEGALAVAQILAGAFNISHEKELVQAILTAIARHHAPFVQDCQAFSLVSEAGNLIQNTLQFLPEEVNYSLNINDLWVNSHHHQQFAELLIKPTSRYGWIAYTLLARALRRADQRGTEMGAGQTLP, from the coding sequence ATGCAACTCTATCCGTACCAGCAGCGGGTGAAGGATATCATTCTTGCCGGAGAGAATGTTGTGCTTCAGGCGCCAACCGGAGCCGGCAAGACGCGGGCGGCATTGGTGCCGTTTATTGAGGGATTTTTTGATCGACCAGACACCACGCCCCGCAAATGTCTCTATGTCACGCCGATGCGGGTGCTGGCGAATCAGTTTTATGCTGAATATCGCGAGCTTGCTGCGCGCTATCAGCGCCTGCACGGACGCCAGCTCGATGTGCGTATTCAAACCGGTGAGCAGCCGGAAGATCGTCGCTTTGAAGGCGATCTTATCTTCTGTACCGTGGATCAGTTTCTCAGTAGCTATCTGATGATGCCGTACAGTTTGCCGTATCGCCTCGCAAATGTTAATGCAGGCGCGCTTGCTGGTGCGTATCTGGTCTTTGATGAGTTTCATTTGTTTGATCCTGATGCAGCATTACCCACAATCCTCCACGTCCTGCGGCAGCTTCATGGCCTGGCCCCGTTTATGCTGATGACGGCGACGTTTAGCAGTGCAATGTTGCAATCACTGGCGACGTTGTTGCAGCCGGCACAGGTGGTTACGCTGTCGGCGGCAGAGATTGCAGCGATTAACACCCGTGGTGGTCAACCGGCCCGGCAGCGGGTGTGGCAGGTGGCCGATCAGCCGTTGCAGGCTGCGGCAGTGCTTGCCCATCATCAGCACGCTTCGCTGGTGATTTGCAACACGGTCCGGCGGGCGCGCGAGGTCTATGCTGAACTGAAACAGCAGGCGCCGCCGGAAACTGAGGTCCTTCTCCTCCATAGTCAGTTCTTACCCGATGACCGTCGTCAGATCGAGGCAAAGTTGCGGAGTCGGCTTGGTGTGTCCTCCCAGCGCCAGCAGGCCAATCTGATCGTTGTGGCCACTCAGGTCGTTGAAGTAGGGGTTGATATTTCGGTAGAGGTGCTGCATACCGAACTGGCGCCCCCGGCCAGCCTCATTCAGCGTGCCGGACGTTGTGCGCGCTATCCTGGTGATACCGGCACAGTTATCGTGTATCCGGTTGAAACATATGTCCCTTATGCGTTCAAACCAGACGAGATCCTCAAGCACGAGATGGATGCGACTCTGGCGTGGCTGAAGGAACGACAGGGCGCAGTGTTTGACTTCGACCACGAACAGGAGCTGGTCAATGCCGTGAGTGCTGCTCGCGACCAAAACATTATTGCAGGTATTCAGGCTGACCGTCACAATCGACGCGCGTCTATTCAGGGTTGTCTTGAGGGACAGCGTGCGGGAGCGTCACGCCTGCTGGTGCGCGATGTCGATAGCCGCCTGGTACTGATCCATCCCGATCCCGATCAGCTTCTGGCTTCGCCCTACGATGCGGTTGGTCTGAATATCCCGCTCTATTCGTTGCGGAGTATGGGAAAAGATTGGTTGCAGCGTCCAACTGATGCTCCCTGGCGCGTGCGCCGGCTCGATGAAAGCGATGCCGGCGATCAGGCAGAGAGTAATCGCCCGCTGTACCGTTGGGTTGACGTTCACGATAGCAAGGAACTGGCGCAAAGTGCGATTATTGTTGTTCACCCGGCATTAGCCGGCTACTCGGCGCACGAAGGCTTTTCACCGGAAACCGGTAATCTACCGTTTATCTCGACGTTGCCGCCAGCCAGGCCATTGATCGACCGGCCTCGCTCAAGCCTGTACGTTGAGACCTATGCCGAGCATATCCAGCGCGTGCTTGACGCATTTCAGGAACTGGTGCTCCCGGAACTCCGCTTTGCCGCATCTGCACTTGAATGTGCTGCCGGGTGGTCGCCTGGCAGTGTGCTGCGCGCTGCGTGGCTGGCATGCCTGTTCCACGATGTTGGCAAACTGTCTAAGGGCTGGCAGCAGTGGGCGCATGCCTATCAGCAAGCCATTGGTCAGCCGGTTGCCAAAACGATTGCGCTGGCCCATACCACGTTTGATTTCCAAAATCCCACCCATCGCCAGGCCGAGCGAGAGGTGTCACGTAGCACGCCTCGACCACGCCATGCCGCGGAAGGAGCACTGGCAGTTGCACAGATATTGGCCGGTGCGTTCAACATATCTCATGAGAAGGAATTGGTACAGGCAATACTGACTGCGATTGCCCGTCATCATGCCCCCTTCGTTCAGGATTGTCAGGCATTTTCGTTGGTGTCAGAGGCAGGCAATCTGATTCAAAATACGCTACAATTCCTGCCAGAAGAGGTAAACTATTCTCTCAATATCAACGACTTATGGGTGAATAGTCATCATCACCAGCAATTTGCCGAATTGCTGATCAAGCCAACCAGCCGCTACGGTTGGATTGCCTACACATTACTGGCTCGTGCCTTACGACGGGCCGATCAGCGGGGCACGGAGATGGGCGCCGGGCAAACGCTTCCCTGA
- a CDS encoding peroxiredoxin family protein — protein MSRPFIPMTAKWRQEFIKPRGPANVPAVGSEAPDFTLPYAQFLSGPPEDRVEYGRTITLSALRGRPVVLNLTRIVSDRFFUPHCAPQLDALREHYDLFVQRNAHLLVVSSTDLEMTSYVAEVLRAPYPILSDPEWGVFYRYGMGSAMGVPLPGVFVIDADGIIRWSWAAPLSVVFTPPRPAELAAVLDALASEG, from the coding sequence ATGTCGCGTCCGTTCATTCCCATGACCGCCAAGTGGCGGCAAGAGTTTATCAAGCCGCGAGGACCGGCCAATGTGCCCGCAGTTGGTAGCGAGGCACCCGATTTTACGCTTCCGTATGCCCAATTCCTCAGTGGGCCGCCGGAAGATCGGGTTGAATACGGTCGAACGATCACGCTGAGCGCGCTGCGTGGACGGCCCGTTGTCCTCAATCTCACCCGCATTGTCAGTGATCGCTTCTTCTGACCGCACTGCGCGCCGCAACTGGATGCGTTGCGGGAGCACTATGATCTCTTCGTTCAGCGCAATGCGCACCTGCTGGTGGTCAGCAGCACCGATCTCGAAATGACCAGCTACGTCGCCGAGGTGTTGCGTGCGCCGTATCCCATTTTGAGTGATCCCGAATGGGGCGTATTTTACCGCTACGGTATGGGATCGGCGATGGGAGTGCCCTTGCCGGGTGTATTCGTGATCGATGCTGATGGCATCATCCGCTGGAGCTGGGCTGCACCGTTGTCGGTTGTTTTCACTCCACCACGTCCGGCAGAGCTGGCGGCAGTGCTTGATGCGCTGGCAAGTGAAGGCTGA